A section of the Devosia rhizoryzae genome encodes:
- the dapF gene encoding diaminopimelate epimerase, which produces MNGLGNQIVVADMRGSKARVTPDAAIAINAQPQTKFDQIMAIHDARTPGTDYYIEIINSDGSRAQACGNGMRCVVQALGAEEGRRRFTFETLAGILFGEEAADGQITVDMGTPKFAWYDIPLNEEFADTRQVELQIGPIDAPVLHSPSVASMGNPHATFWVKDDVWSYALDRFGPLLENHPLFPERANISIANVLAPDRIILRTWERGAGLTEACGTAACAALVNGARTRRTARKATVTVPGGDLVVEWLDNDHVTLTGPAEFEWRGDLDPATGAWTRSEAA; this is translated from the coding sequence ATGAATGGGCTGGGCAACCAGATCGTCGTCGCCGACATGCGCGGCAGCAAGGCCCGCGTCACGCCGGATGCGGCGATCGCCATCAATGCGCAGCCGCAAACCAAGTTCGACCAGATCATGGCTATCCATGACGCGCGCACGCCTGGCACCGACTATTACATCGAGATCATAAATTCCGATGGTTCGCGCGCCCAGGCCTGCGGCAATGGCATGCGCTGCGTCGTACAGGCGCTGGGCGCTGAAGAGGGCCGGAGACGGTTTACCTTCGAAACCCTGGCCGGCATTCTTTTCGGCGAAGAGGCCGCGGACGGGCAGATCACCGTCGACATGGGCACGCCAAAGTTTGCCTGGTACGACATTCCGCTCAATGAGGAATTTGCCGACACCCGCCAGGTGGAACTGCAAATCGGACCGATCGATGCGCCGGTGCTGCATTCGCCATCGGTCGCTTCCATGGGCAATCCACACGCGACCTTCTGGGTCAAGGACGACGTCTGGAGCTATGCGCTCGATCGCTTCGGACCGCTGCTCGAAAATCATCCGCTGTTTCCCGAGCGCGCCAATATCTCGATCGCCAATGTGTTGGCGCCCGACCGCATCATCCTGCGCACCTGGGAGCGTGGCGCGGGACTGACCGAGGCCTGTGGCACGGCGGCTTGTGCTGCCCTGGTCAATGGCGCCCGCACCCGCCGCACTGCCCGCAAGGCGACGGTGACCGTGCCTGGCGGCGACCTCGTCGTCGAATGGCTCGACAACGACCATGTGACGCTGACCGGTCCTGCCGAATTCGAATGGCGCGGCGATCTCGATCCTGCGACCGGCGCTTGGACGCGCAGCGAGGCCGCCTGA
- the tsaD gene encoding tRNA (adenosine(37)-N6)-threonylcarbamoyltransferase complex transferase subunit TsaD, with amino-acid sequence MTGQASTTILGIETSCDETAASVVVRDESGRGRIRSNVVRSQLDEHAAFGGVVPELAARAHVEWLDHIIAQAMDEAGLALDEVDAIAATAGPGLIGGVLVGLTTAKALAASLGKPLLAVNHLEGHALTARLTDGVAFPYLMLLVSGGHSQFVLVRGVGDYERWGGTIDDALGEAFDKVAKLLSLGHPGGPAVERIARSGDPKRFKFPRPLLREERLDFSFSGLKTAVRLQAEALAPLSDQDVADIAASFQAAVTDIVATRSRQALERFKAEFGGAPAQLVVAGGVAANQEISAALRAVVAEIGARLVVPPIALCTDNGAMIAWAGAERLALGAHDKLDVAARPRWPLDTPDMKVNSDAA; translated from the coding sequence GTGACCGGGCAAGCATCAACCACCATTCTCGGGATCGAGACCAGCTGCGACGAAACCGCCGCCTCGGTCGTCGTGCGAGATGAATCCGGACGCGGGCGCATTCGTTCCAATGTGGTGCGTTCGCAGCTCGATGAACATGCGGCATTCGGCGGCGTGGTGCCCGAGCTTGCGGCGCGGGCGCATGTGGAGTGGCTGGACCACATCATCGCCCAGGCCATGGACGAGGCAGGGCTGGCGCTCGACGAGGTCGATGCCATCGCCGCAACCGCCGGACCAGGGCTGATCGGCGGCGTTCTGGTCGGTCTCACCACCGCTAAGGCGCTGGCGGCGTCGCTCGGCAAGCCGCTCCTCGCCGTTAACCATCTCGAAGGCCATGCGCTGACGGCGCGGCTGACCGATGGGGTCGCGTTCCCCTATCTGATGCTGCTGGTATCGGGCGGGCATAGCCAGTTTGTCCTCGTGCGTGGCGTCGGCGATTACGAGCGCTGGGGCGGCACAATCGACGATGCGCTGGGCGAGGCTTTCGACAAGGTCGCCAAGCTCCTCAGCCTTGGCCATCCTGGCGGCCCTGCCGTGGAGCGTATCGCCAGGTCCGGCGACCCGAAGCGCTTCAAGTTCCCGCGCCCGCTCTTGCGCGAAGAGCGGCTCGATTTTTCCTTTTCCGGTCTCAAGACCGCCGTGCGCCTCCAGGCGGAAGCCCTGGCGCCGCTGAGCGACCAAGACGTTGCCGATATAGCGGCAAGTTTTCAGGCCGCGGTCACCGATATCGTCGCCACCCGCTCGCGCCAGGCACTCGAGCGCTTCAAGGCCGAGTTCGGGGGCGCGCCGGCACAGCTCGTCGTCGCCGGTGGGGTTGCGGCCAATCAGGAAATATCCGCAGCTTTGCGCGCGGTCGTCGCCGAGATCGGCGCGCGCCTCGTCGTGCCGCCGATCGCGCTTTGCACCGATAATGGCGCCATGATCGCCTGGGCTGGCGCGGAACGGCTAGCGCTCGGGGCGCATGACAAGCTCGACGTCGCGGCGCGGCCGCGCTGGCCGCTCGATACGCCGGACATGAAGGTGAACAGCGATGCAGCTTGA
- the mtaB gene encoding tRNA (N(6)-L-threonylcarbamoyladenosine(37)-C(2))-methylthiotransferase MtaB — translation MSVQTLTFGCRLNAYEGEVMKAEAEKAGLDNAIIINTCAVTQSAVTQAKQAVRRAKRDNPAARIIVTGCAAQTEARTFGNMAEVDLVIGNADKLRAESYSPIVFGTALNDKCQVNDIMSVRETAGHLIEGMDGKTRAFVQVQNGCDHRCTFCIIPFGRGPSRSVPMGVVVEQIKKLVGNGCREVVLTGVDITSYGPDLPGSPTLGMLTQAILRHVPDLPRLRISSIDSIEADPALYEAVREKRLMPHLHLSLQSGDDMILKRMKRRHLRDDALAVVEKLRANRPDMVFGADIIAGFPTETDAMFENSLRFIAEADLTYIHAFPYSPRPGTPAARMPQVNSAVSKLRAAKLRDAGERQVAKLCASRIGKIESVLVERGGIGRTEQFVPVRVPDEPAGDLLAMRITGMDARGLLGEALRVAA, via the coding sequence ATGAGCGTGCAAACGCTGACCTTTGGCTGCCGGCTCAACGCCTATGAAGGCGAGGTGATGAAGGCCGAGGCCGAAAAGGCCGGGCTCGATAACGCCATCATCATCAACACCTGCGCTGTCACCCAATCGGCGGTGACGCAGGCCAAGCAGGCGGTGCGGCGGGCAAAGCGCGACAATCCAGCGGCCCGCATCATCGTCACCGGCTGCGCTGCGCAAACCGAAGCGCGCACCTTCGGCAACATGGCTGAGGTCGATCTCGTGATCGGCAATGCCGACAAGCTCCGGGCCGAGAGCTATAGCCCGATCGTCTTCGGCACCGCGCTTAACGACAAGTGCCAGGTCAACGACATCATGAGCGTGCGGGAAACCGCAGGCCACCTGATCGAGGGCATGGACGGCAAGACGCGCGCCTTCGTCCAGGTGCAAAACGGCTGCGACCATCGCTGCACCTTCTGCATCATTCCCTTCGGCCGCGGCCCCAGCCGTTCGGTGCCGATGGGGGTTGTCGTCGAACAGATTAAAAAACTCGTCGGCAATGGCTGCCGCGAAGTGGTGCTGACCGGCGTCGACATCACCTCCTATGGGCCCGACCTGCCGGGCAGTCCCACCTTGGGCATGCTGACGCAGGCCATTCTCCGCCACGTGCCCGACCTGCCGCGACTTCGCATTTCCTCGATCGATTCCATCGAGGCCGACCCGGCGCTCTATGAAGCGGTAAGAGAAAAGAGATTGATGCCGCACCTGCATCTCTCGCTCCAGTCCGGCGACGACATGATCCTCAAGCGCATGAAGCGGCGGCATCTGCGCGATGACGCCTTGGCGGTGGTGGAAAAGCTGCGGGCAAACCGGCCGGACATGGTGTTCGGCGCCGACATCATCGCCGGCTTTCCGACCGAAACCGACGCCATGTTCGAAAACTCGCTGCGCTTTATCGCCGAGGCCGACCTCACCTATATCCACGCCTTTCCCTATTCGCCGCGCCCGGGCACCCCGGCAGCGAGAATGCCACAAGTCAACAGCGCCGTGAGTAAGTTGCGGGCGGCGAAGTTACGCGACGCGGGGGAGCGGCAGGTCGCAAAACTCTGTGCCTCCCGGATCGGCAAGATCGAAAGCGTTCTGGTCGAACGTGGCGGCATCGGGCGAACCGAACAATTTGTGCCGGTGCGCGTTCCGGATGAGCCGGCGGGCGATTTGCTGGCGATGCGCATCACCGGTATGGACGCCAGAGGGCTCCTGGGCGAAGCGCTGCGTGTAGCGGCGTGA
- the ftsY gene encoding signal recognition particle-docking protein FtsY gives MSDKKPGFFRRLYDAMTDEPRPAPPPPEALPDAPLAPIPPVPEKVPPAREPDIVPAPPHQPDELPPPGPPETTPDYVEDIEDLAAARLDSVPIIPAPATAAAEPQGWFQRLASGLKRSSDNLSTSITSVFTKRKLDAATLDELEDVLIQADLGIDTATAITDTLRRDRFDRDVSGDDVRTVLASEVEKVLVPVARPLAVDTLHKPFVILMIGVNGSGKTTTIGKLAQKFARDGKSVMLAAGDTFRAAAIEQLQVWGQRTGAPVITRPAGSDASGLAFDAVTQAKAEDRDVLIIDTAGRLQNRDELMNELEKVIRVIKKVEPTAPHATLLTLDATTGQNALKQVEIFGQRAGVTGLVMTKLDGTARGGILVAIAQKFGLPVHFIGVGEGVEDLEPFEARDFARAIAGFD, from the coding sequence ATGAGCGACAAAAAGCCGGGCTTTTTCAGGCGGCTCTACGATGCGATGACGGACGAGCCGCGTCCGGCGCCGCCGCCGCCCGAAGCCTTGCCGGATGCGCCGCTCGCTCCCATCCCGCCCGTTCCCGAAAAGGTGCCGCCTGCGCGGGAGCCGGACATCGTCCCGGCTCCCCCGCACCAGCCGGACGAGCTGCCGCCGCCCGGCCCGCCGGAGACGACACCTGACTATGTCGAAGATATTGAGGATCTAGCTGCGGCCCGGCTCGACAGCGTGCCGATCATCCCGGCACCGGCAACGGCGGCCGCAGAGCCGCAAGGCTGGTTCCAGCGGCTCGCTTCCGGCCTCAAGCGCTCATCGGACAATCTTTCGACCTCGATCACTTCGGTATTCACCAAGCGCAAGCTCGATGCGGCCACGCTGGACGAACTCGAAGACGTCTTGATCCAGGCCGATCTTGGCATCGATACGGCCACCGCCATTACCGATACGCTGCGCCGCGACCGTTTTGACCGCGACGTATCGGGCGATGACGTGCGCACCGTTCTGGCGTCCGAAGTCGAAAAGGTCCTGGTACCCGTAGCGCGGCCGCTCGCCGTCGACACGCTGCACAAGCCTTTCGTGATCCTGATGATCGGCGTCAACGGCTCGGGCAAGACCACGACCATCGGCAAACTGGCGCAAAAATTTGCCCGCGACGGCAAGTCTGTGATGCTGGCGGCCGGTGATACCTTTCGCGCCGCGGCGATCGAGCAGCTGCAGGTCTGGGGCCAGCGCACCGGCGCTCCGGTCATCACCCGGCCGGCTGGCTCCGATGCCTCCGGCCTCGCTTTCGATGCCGTGACCCAAGCCAAGGCCGAGGACCGCGATGTTCTGATCATCGACACGGCCGGGCGCCTGCAGAACCGCGACGAGCTGATGAACGAGCTCGAAAAGGTCATCCGCGTCATCAAGAAGGTTGAGCCGACCGCCCCGCACGCAACGCTTCTTACCCTCGATGCCACGACCGGGCAGAATGCGCTCAAGCAGGTCGAGATCTTTGGCCAGCGCGCCGGGGTGACGGGGCTGGTGATGACCAAGCTCGATGGCACGGCGCGGGGCGGCATCCTCGTTGCCATTGCGCAAAAATTCGGCCTGCCGGTCCATTTCATCGGTGTCGGCGAGGGGGTCGAGGATCTCGAGCCGTTCGAGGCCCGCGACTTTGCCCGGGCCATTGCTGGCTTCGACTGA
- a CDS encoding EVE domain-containing protein, whose translation MAYWLMKSEPDVFSFDDLVAKTERGEVEEWHGVRNYAARNNMKAMAVGDEAFFYHSNIGKEIAGIMRVVAAAHPDSTAELNAKGEVVWECVDTQAVKPLPRPVTLAEIKATPELSELELVKLSRLSVSKVSEAEWTLLCNMGGL comes from the coding sequence GTGGCCTATTGGCTGATGAAGTCGGAGCCGGACGTTTTTTCCTTCGACGATCTCGTCGCCAAGACCGAGCGCGGCGAAGTGGAAGAATGGCACGGCGTCCGCAACTATGCGGCGCGCAACAACATGAAGGCCATGGCGGTCGGCGACGAGGCCTTTTTCTACCACTCCAATATCGGCAAGGAGATCGCCGGCATCATGCGCGTGGTCGCCGCCGCGCATCCGGACTCTACCGCCGAGCTCAACGCCAAGGGCGAAGTGGTCTGGGAATGCGTCGACACCCAAGCCGTCAAACCCCTGCCGCGCCCGGTGACCCTGGCCGAAATCAAGGCTACGCCGGAACTCAGCGAGCTTGAATTGGTCAAGCTCTCCCGGCTGTCGGTCAGCAAGGTGTCCGAGGCCGAATGGACGTTGCTGTGCAATATGGGCGGGCTGTAG
- a CDS encoding septation protein A gives MTDKTAVQDVNWDELRPQIIKLALELGPLVVFFIMNGRADIFVATAWFMAAMVISLALSWILLKKIAVMPLVTGVVVLVFGGLTLWLQDDTFIKMKPTITNSLFAAVLLGGLLFRHSLLKHVFGDVYKLRPEGWWKMTLNWGLFFVVLAVANEVVWRNFDTDFWVAFKVWGVMPLTVLFSMSQLPLLQKYAPTETAPQTPPVVVET, from the coding sequence ATGACCGACAAAACCGCCGTACAGGACGTCAACTGGGACGAACTGCGTCCCCAGATCATCAAGCTGGCGCTCGAGCTTGGTCCCTTGGTCGTGTTCTTCATCATGAATGGCCGCGCCGACATCTTTGTCGCCACGGCCTGGTTCATGGCGGCGATGGTCATTTCGCTGGCGCTGAGCTGGATCCTGCTCAAGAAGATCGCCGTGATGCCGCTGGTGACTGGCGTCGTCGTCCTCGTTTTCGGCGGCCTGACGCTCTGGCTCCAGGACGATACCTTCATCAAGATGAAGCCCACCATCACCAATTCGCTCTTTGCCGCGGTGCTGCTGGGCGGGCTCCTCTTCCGCCACTCGCTGCTCAAGCACGTCTTCGGCGACGTTTATAAGCTCCGGCCCGAGGGCTGGTGGAAGATGACGCTGAACTGGGGCCTGTTCTTTGTCGTGCTCGCCGTCGCCAATGAAGTCGTGTGGCGCAATTTCGATACCGACTTCTGGGTGGCCTTCAAGGTGTGGGGCGTGATGCCGCTGACGGTTCTGTTCTCGATGAGCCAGCTGCCGCTCCTGCAAAAATACGCGCCGACTGAAACTGCGCCGCAAACGCCGCCCGTCGTCGTCGAAACCTGA
- a CDS encoding YciI family protein: MLFAMIAKDAPDALQKRLDTRLVHLDHLNSLGKKLVFAGALLSPEEQPEGSIVVFDAETLAEAQAMADADPFVSAGVFASHEVKRWRVAINTTGVEF; the protein is encoded by the coding sequence ATGCTTTTCGCCATGATCGCCAAGGACGCGCCCGATGCCCTGCAGAAGCGCCTCGACACCCGCCTGGTGCATCTCGATCACCTCAATTCCTTGGGCAAGAAGCTCGTCTTTGCCGGTGCGCTGCTCAGCCCCGAAGAGCAGCCCGAAGGCTCGATCGTGGTGTTCGATGCCGAAACGCTCGCCGAGGCGCAGGCCATGGCCGATGCCGACCCCTTCGTTTCCGCCGGGGTGTTCGCCTCCCACGAGGTCAAGCGCTGGCGCGTCGCCATCAACACAACCGGCGTGGAGTTCTAG
- a CDS encoding GNAT family N-acetyltransferase, with the protein MTTETVLAAAPARSLRPASAAGRLPLGAVPVADWSALVETAIEANAFFDPAYALPVARFTRGGDATVALCAYDGKQLSGLVPVRSAWQVYRLPIPALVSHQPYTVLGSPLLSNEDSDTAMLDNAAQSGAHLLVLHMADLDGPAMMALRAAAERRGLTITIQDEHERAALRVPADAEAYLRAGMGAKKLKELRRLRHRLDEEGEVVFTVARDEATILPALERFLTLEAAGWKGERGTGLAQDQGDTRYITEAALGLAPKSGIEIVELSVAGKTIAAGLVLRQQRTAMFFKIAFDEAYARYSPGVQLTVELTRHFAEDPAIDFADSCALPGHPMIDHVWRERRRVGNVLITTRPGPVAALCARLILLRGEARETAKSLLHRTRNALKTREIRK; encoded by the coding sequence ATGACCACCGAGACCGTTCTCGCTGCTGCGCCTGCCCGCTCGCTGCGTCCTGCCTCAGCGGCTGGCCGTTTGCCGCTTGGCGCCGTGCCGGTTGCGGACTGGTCTGCCTTGGTCGAGACCGCCATCGAAGCCAATGCGTTTTTCGATCCGGCCTATGCACTTCCGGTCGCCCGCTTCACCCGTGGCGGAGACGCGACTGTGGCTTTGTGTGCCTATGACGGCAAGCAGCTGAGCGGCCTCGTGCCGGTGCGGAGTGCCTGGCAGGTTTATCGCCTGCCGATCCCTGCGCTGGTCTCGCATCAGCCCTATACCGTGCTTGGCTCGCCTCTGCTCTCGAATGAGGACTCTGACACGGCGATGCTGGACAATGCCGCGCAGAGCGGCGCGCATCTTCTGGTTTTGCATATGGCCGACCTGGATGGCCCCGCCATGATGGCATTGCGCGCAGCGGCTGAGCGTCGTGGTCTCACCATCACTATCCAGGACGAGCATGAACGCGCTGCGCTGCGCGTACCCGCGGATGCCGAAGCTTATCTTCGCGCCGGCATGGGCGCCAAAAAGCTCAAGGAGCTGCGGCGCCTCAGGCATCGGCTCGATGAAGAGGGCGAAGTGGTTTTCACCGTCGCTCGAGACGAGGCCACGATCCTGCCTGCGCTCGAACGCTTCCTGACGCTTGAGGCTGCCGGCTGGAAAGGCGAGCGCGGCACCGGTCTCGCCCAGGATCAGGGCGACACACGCTACATCACCGAAGCGGCGCTCGGACTTGCGCCCAAATCGGGCATCGAGATCGTGGAACTCAGCGTCGCTGGCAAGACCATCGCCGCCGGTCTCGTCCTGCGCCAGCAGCGCACGGCCATGTTCTTCAAGATCGCCTTCGATGAGGCCTATGCCCGCTATTCGCCCGGCGTGCAGCTCACTGTCGAGTTGACCCGCCACTTCGCCGAAGATCCTGCCATCGACTTTGCCGACTCCTGCGCCCTGCCGGGTCATCCGATGATCGACCATGTGTGGCGCGAGCGCCGCCGCGTCGGCAATGTCCTGATCACCACCCGACCAGGTCCGGTCGCCGCGCTCTGCGCCCGGCTCATCCTCCTCCGCGGCGAGGCCCGCGAGACCGCCAAAAGCCTTTTGCATCGAACCCGAAACGCCCTCAAAACCCGAGAGATCCGCAAATGA
- a CDS encoding NAD(P)H-dependent glycerol-3-phosphate dehydrogenase, whose product MQLETVSVIGGGAWGTALAQASAMAGRAVTLVLRNEAQAEAVNSSRRNDAALPGQELHPELEAAGAFSGADIVILAVPAQATRTLLSTIDPALLAGRPVVLSAKGLETGTLARQSEVLLAMAPDAIPYVLSGPSFAADVAAGRPTAVTLAGDDADNTSELAVALAGPTFRPYAADDRIGVEIAGALKNVYALACGAVDGAQLGASARAALIARGYAEMARMVTAMGGSAHTLTGLAGLGDLTLTCTSTQSRNYQFGMALGAGRPTAEILQSGAKLAEGVATAPVAAALARSFGVDAPLIDAVDAVVAGQSDIATIVAGLMSRPLKREH is encoded by the coding sequence ATGCAGCTTGAAACGGTTTCGGTGATCGGCGGCGGCGCCTGGGGCACGGCATTGGCGCAAGCGTCTGCCATGGCGGGTCGCGCCGTGACGCTGGTCCTGCGCAATGAGGCGCAGGCCGAGGCGGTGAACTCGTCCCGCCGCAACGATGCGGCGCTGCCCGGGCAGGAGCTTCACCCCGAGCTTGAGGCCGCTGGCGCCTTTTCAGGCGCAGATATCGTCATTCTTGCCGTGCCGGCACAGGCGACGCGCACGCTTCTTTCCACCATAGACCCGGCCCTGTTGGCCGGTCGCCCCGTCGTGCTCTCTGCCAAGGGGCTCGAAACCGGCACGCTGGCGCGGCAGAGCGAAGTGCTTTTGGCCATGGCGCCAGACGCCATCCCCTATGTCCTTTCCGGCCCGAGCTTTGCCGCCGATGTCGCCGCGGGTCGGCCTACTGCCGTCACCCTTGCCGGTGACGATGCCGACAACACATCCGAGCTCGCCGTTGCCTTGGCTGGGCCGACCTTCCGCCCCTATGCCGCCGATGATCGCATCGGCGTCGAGATCGCCGGTGCGCTCAAGAATGTCTATGCCCTGGCCTGTGGCGCCGTCGATGGCGCCCAGCTCGGCGCTTCGGCGCGCGCGGCGCTGATCGCCCGCGGCTATGCCGAAATGGCACGCATGGTCACCGCCATGGGCGGCTCCGCCCATACGCTGACCGGCCTTGCCGGGCTGGGCGACCTGACGCTGACCTGCACCTCGACGCAGTCGCGCAATTACCAGTTCGGCATGGCGCTGGGCGCGGGGCGCCCTACCGCCGAAATCCTCCAGTCCGGCGCCAAGCTGGCCGAAGGCGTCGCCACCGCGCCCGTCGCCGCCGCGCTGGCCAGGAGTTTTGGCGTCGATGCACCGCTGATCGACGCCGTCGATGCGGTGGTCGCCGGCCAATCCGATATCGCTACGATTGTTGCGGGCCTCATGTCCCGCCCTCTTAAAAGGGAACACTGA
- a CDS encoding GNAT family N-acetyltransferase codes for MTTTTPASSVFDVSVLYSIEAAEAVWRGLEAVGVFTPYQRLDWLSQLIAAGAESKSRVAIAVISRDGQVQAILPLAIHTRFGLRTARLLGTDYSNVDWMIAAPGFTADAEQLHAIVTEIAQQVGGIDILSLQNLPASWNGMANPLLQLPHTLAPSNFYFTSIAGVQKPFITTRLTPKRRGDLQRSRRRMEEAMGKVELIRVEDAAMLEHVHQRFLEQRRERFDEMGVDNVFEEPVFRAFFHEAALAGFGQERPALLVHSLMANGAVTATSWGTTAGDHYSLYINSTESGDASRFSLMSILIADLMDDLIDMGITSFDIGLGDFHYKARWTEPQPVYNSLLPLTAAGRLAALALTGRSELKRTIKQNPKLWQAASGVRRVLHHLRPGK; via the coding sequence ATGACCACGACCACGCCGGCAAGCAGCGTCTTCGACGTTTCGGTGCTCTACAGCATCGAAGCGGCGGAAGCGGTTTGGCGTGGGCTTGAGGCTGTGGGGGTATTCACCCCCTATCAGCGGCTGGATTGGCTGAGCCAGCTGATCGCCGCTGGCGCCGAGAGCAAGAGCCGGGTGGCAATCGCGGTGATTTCCCGTGACGGCCAGGTCCAGGCGATCCTGCCCCTGGCCATTCATACCCGTTTTGGCCTCAGGACCGCGCGCCTTCTCGGCACCGATTATTCCAATGTCGACTGGATGATCGCAGCTCCCGGCTTTACTGCCGACGCCGAGCAATTGCACGCCATCGTCACCGAAATCGCGCAACAGGTCGGCGGCATCGACATCTTGAGCCTCCAGAACCTTCCAGCAAGCTGGAACGGCATGGCCAATCCGCTGCTGCAGCTGCCGCATACGCTGGCTCCGTCCAACTTCTACTTTACCTCCATCGCCGGCGTGCAAAAGCCGTTCATCACCACCCGCCTGACCCCGAAGCGCCGCGGCGACCTCCAGCGCAGCCGCCGCCGCATGGAAGAAGCGATGGGCAAGGTAGAGCTCATCCGCGTTGAGGACGCCGCAATGCTCGAGCATGTGCATCAGCGGTTCCTCGAACAACGGCGTGAGCGGTTCGACGAGATGGGCGTCGACAATGTCTTCGAAGAACCGGTATTCCGCGCCTTCTTCCATGAGGCGGCACTCGCCGGCTTCGGCCAGGAGCGCCCTGCCCTTCTCGTCCATAGCCTCATGGCCAATGGCGCCGTCACCGCCACGAGTTGGGGCACCACGGCGGGCGACCATTATTCGCTCTACATCAACTCGACCGAAAGCGGTGACGCCAGCCGCTTCAGCCTCATGAGCATCCTGATCGCCGACCTCATGGATGATCTCATCGACATGGGCATCACCAGTTTCGACATCGGCCTCGGCGACTTTCACTACAAGGCGCGCTGGACCGAGCCGCAGCCGGTCTACAACAGCCTTTTGCCGCTAACGGCCGCAGGACGGTTGGCGGCACTGGCGCTGACGGGTCGGTCGGAACTCAAGCGCACCATCAAGCAAAATCCAAAACTCTGGCAGGCGGCAAGCGGCGTTCGCCGCGTGCTGCACCACCTGCGACCGGGCAAATAA
- a CDS encoding cupin-like domain-containing protein: MTATLMADEAAFENLFPNKSFRIQHKLVGDQRLTLPAILELVKQMPRDRIEYNSGKANVSQDPTTTPLVDLDPQEVVRQIETAGAWMVLKRIEIVPAYKELLETALQSVATAQGFKSLDAAGFTDVQGFLFVSSPGSTTPFHLDSEDNFFVQVHGDKQFAVFDNTDHSIVSEEQIEHAITKHRNIKYEDRFAARGTVNELKPGEGVFVPYIWPHWVKTKDTYSISVAITWKTKEVKRRNDLYVVNSMLRDRGLPQSAPGVKPALDAVKLGAFRVAAGVAAPLRKSEGLRRLIRQVVLGKDANYYYGEKKKSGQVGM; the protein is encoded by the coding sequence ATGACTGCGACGCTGATGGCCGACGAGGCCGCCTTCGAAAACCTTTTTCCCAACAAGTCCTTCCGCATCCAGCACAAGCTGGTGGGCGATCAGCGGCTGACGCTTCCGGCCATTTTAGAACTGGTCAAGCAGATGCCGCGCGACCGGATCGAATACAATTCGGGCAAGGCCAATGTCAGCCAGGATCCGACCACGACGCCATTGGTCGATCTCGACCCGCAGGAAGTCGTGCGCCAGATCGAGACCGCCGGCGCCTGGATGGTGCTGAAGCGCATCGAGATCGTCCCGGCCTATAAGGAATTGCTGGAAACCGCCTTACAGTCGGTCGCTACTGCCCAAGGCTTCAAGAGCCTCGACGCCGCCGGTTTCACCGATGTGCAGGGCTTCCTCTTCGTTTCCTCGCCGGGCTCGACCACGCCCTTCCACCTCGACAGCGAAGACAATTTCTTTGTCCAGGTTCATGGCGACAAGCAGTTTGCCGTGTTCGACAACACCGACCATTCGATTGTCAGCGAAGAGCAGATCGAGCATGCGATCACCAAGCATCGCAACATCAAGTACGAAGATCGCTTTGCCGCACGCGGCACGGTTAACGAACTTAAGCCCGGCGAGGGCGTCTTCGTGCCCTATATCTGGCCGCACTGGGTCAAGACCAAGGACACCTATTCCATCTCGGTCGCCATCACCTGGAAGACCAAGGAAGTGAAGCGCCGTAACGACCTCTACGTGGTCAATTCCATGCTGCGTGACCGCGGCCTGCCTCAGTCGGCTCCCGGCGTCAAACCGGCCCTTGATGCCGTCAAACTGGGCGCCTTCCGCGTGGCCGCCGGGGTCGCTGCACCATTGCGCAAGTCCGAAGGCCTTCGCCGCCTGATCCGTCAGGTCGTCTTGGGCAAGGACGCCAACTACTATTACGGCGAAAAGAAAAAATCCGGCCAGGTCGGGATGTAA
- a CDS encoding SAM-dependent methyltransferase encodes MTQAASSRIAEYVAALPLRPDMAVLEIGCGPGVAARLVCRLLEQGHILAIDRSAKAIEQARAGSAAELKTGRIAFRQVAIEDFVLDPNDGLFDLAFAMRVGALDGRHPELQELAMRRIKVALKPDGLLFIDDAPAVRGKDIAAQS; translated from the coding sequence ATGACCCAAGCTGCATCCTCACGGATAGCGGAATATGTTGCCGCCCTGCCGCTGCGGCCGGACATGGCCGTGCTGGAGATCGGTTGCGGTCCGGGCGTTGCGGCACGGTTGGTGTGCCGCCTGCTCGAGCAAGGCCATATTCTGGCGATCGACCGTTCTGCCAAAGCCATCGAGCAGGCGCGGGCCGGATCGGCAGCGGAGCTGAAAACGGGACGCATCGCGTTTCGGCAGGTGGCGATCGAAGATTTCGTGCTCGACCCGAACGACGGCTTGTTCGACCTGGCCTTCGCCATGCGGGTTGGCGCGCTGGACGGAAGACATCCCGAGTTGCAGGAGCTGGCCATGAGGAGGATCAAGGTGGCGCTAAAGCCAGATGGGCTGCTGTTTATTGACGATGCACCAGCGGTTCGGGGCAAGGACATTGCCGCCCAATCTTGA